Proteins from a single region of Companilactobacillus farciminis KCTC 3681 = DSM 20184:
- a CDS encoding DNA-directed RNA polymerase subunit beta, whose amino-acid sequence MTYHNVNYGAHRVRRSYAKIKEVLPLPNLIDIQTNSYKWFLDEGLKDMFDDIMPIDDFAGNLSLEYVDYKLLEPKYTVEEARAHDANFSAPLHVTLKLTNHETGEIKTQDVFFGDFPIMTDEGTFIINGAERVIVSQLVRSPGIYYNQDTDKNGRVNFGTTVIPNRGAWLEYETDAKGIGYVRIDRTRKLPISELVRALGFGEDSEILDIFGENDTLNLTLEKDVHKEATDSRVEEALKDIYERLRPGEPKTADSSRSLLYARFFDPRRYDLAPVGRYKINKKLNLKTRLLNKTLAETLADPDTGEVILAKDTLLDRDAMKKLSPYLDRDDFKTITMTPSDEGVLTDPITIQTIKIYSEADNEKVVNIIGNGHIPEENRTITPADILAGINYFLNLKEDIGTTDDIDHLGNRRIRSVGELLQNQFRIGLSRMERVVRERMSIQDSATVTPQQLINIRPVVASIKEFFGSSQLSQFMDQTNPLGELEHKRRLSALGPGGLTRDRAGYEVRDVHYTHYGRMCPIETPEGPNIGLINNLASYAIINKYGFIETPYRRVSWDTHKVTDKIDYLTADEEDNYVVAQANSPLSDDGSFVESTVLARHKDDNIETTPEKVDYMDVSPKQVVSVATACIPFLENDDSNRALMGANMQRQAVPLINPHAPLVGTGMEYIAAHDSGAALLSEHSGVVEYVDAKKVTIKRDEDGTTDDYKITKFRRSNNGKSYNQRPIVHKGEEIKKGEIIADGPAMENGELALGQNPLIAFMTWNMYNYEDAIVLSEKLVREDAYTSIHIEEYESEARDTKLGPEEITREIPNVGEDSLKDLDEFGIIRIGAEVRDGDILVGKVTPKGVTELSAEERLLHAIFGEKAREVRDTSLRVPHGGGGIIQDVKVFTREAGDELDPGVNMLVRVYIAQKRKIQVGDKMAGRHGNKGTVSIVVPEEDMPYMPDGTPVDILLNPMGVPSRMNIGQVLDLHLGMAARKLGIHVTTPVFDGVTNDELWDIVKEADMDSDGKSILYDGRTGEPFKNRVAVGVMYYLKLAHMVDDKLHARSIGPYSLVTQQPLGGKAQFGGQRFGEMEVWALEAYGAAYTLQEILTYKSDDIVGRVKTYEAIVKGESIPKPGVPESFRVLVKELQALGLDMKVLDSHKKEIELRDMDEDEDTVSIDALSKFAKQQEQKRAEEEAKKLEASKDSAESTSTKSEN is encoded by the coding sequence TTGACTTATCATAACGTTAATTATGGTGCACACCGTGTTCGTCGTAGTTATGCAAAGATCAAGGAAGTACTTCCTTTGCCAAATTTGATTGACATCCAAACAAATTCTTACAAGTGGTTCTTAGATGAAGGACTAAAAGATATGTTTGACGATATTATGCCAATCGATGACTTTGCTGGAAACCTTTCTTTGGAATACGTCGATTACAAGTTGCTCGAACCAAAATATACTGTTGAAGAAGCTAGAGCACATGATGCAAACTTCTCAGCACCATTACACGTAACTTTGAAATTGACAAATCATGAAACTGGCGAAATTAAGACACAAGATGTTTTCTTTGGTGATTTCCCAATCATGACAGATGAAGGAACTTTCATCATCAACGGTGCTGAACGTGTTATTGTTTCTCAATTAGTACGTTCTCCTGGTATTTATTACAATCAAGATACTGATAAAAATGGTCGTGTAAACTTTGGTACAACTGTTATTCCTAACCGTGGTGCATGGTTGGAATATGAAACAGATGCTAAAGGTATCGGTTATGTAAGAATCGATAGAACTAGAAAATTGCCTATTTCTGAACTAGTTAGAGCTCTTGGCTTTGGTGAAGACTCAGAAATTCTTGATATTTTTGGCGAAAACGATACTTTGAACCTAACACTTGAAAAAGATGTTCATAAAGAAGCAACTGACTCACGTGTTGAAGAAGCTTTGAAAGATATCTATGAAAGACTTCGTCCTGGTGAACCAAAGACTGCAGATAGTTCTCGTTCATTACTATATGCTAGATTCTTTGACCCACGTAGATATGACTTAGCTCCTGTTGGTCGTTACAAGATCAATAAGAAGTTAAACCTTAAGACAAGACTTCTTAACAAGACTTTGGCTGAAACACTTGCTGACCCAGATACTGGTGAAGTTATTTTGGCTAAGGATACATTGCTTGATCGTGATGCAATGAAGAAATTGAGTCCATACCTTGATAGAGATGATTTCAAGACTATCACTATGACTCCTTCTGATGAAGGTGTTCTAACAGACCCAATCACTATTCAAACAATCAAGATCTATTCAGAAGCTGACAATGAAAAAGTTGTTAATATTATTGGTAACGGTCATATTCCTGAAGAAAACCGTACAATTACACCAGCTGATATTTTAGCCGGAATTAACTACTTCTTGAACTTGAAAGAAGACATCGGTACTACAGATGATATTGATCACTTGGGTAACCGTCGTATCCGTTCTGTCGGTGAATTGCTACAAAACCAATTCCGTATTGGTCTATCACGTATGGAACGTGTTGTACGTGAAAGAATGTCAATTCAAGACTCAGCAACTGTTACACCTCAACAATTGATCAACATTAGACCTGTTGTAGCTTCAATTAAGGAATTCTTTGGTTCATCACAATTGTCACAATTCATGGATCAAACAAACCCACTTGGAGAACTAGAACACAAGCGTCGTCTATCAGCCCTTGGACCTGGTGGTTTGACTCGTGACCGTGCCGGATATGAAGTTCGTGACGTTCACTATACTCACTATGGTCGTATGTGTCCTATCGAAACACCTGAAGGACCTAATATCGGACTTATCAATAACTTGGCTTCATACGCTATCATCAACAAGTATGGTTTCATCGAAACACCATATCGTCGTGTTTCATGGGATACTCACAAAGTTACTGACAAGATCGATTACTTAACTGCTGATGAAGAAGATAACTATGTTGTTGCCCAAGCCAACTCTCCGTTGAGTGATGATGGTTCTTTCGTTGAAAGTACTGTTTTGGCTCGTCATAAGGATGACAACATCGAAACTACTCCAGAAAAAGTCGATTACATGGACGTTTCTCCTAAGCAAGTAGTTTCTGTTGCTACTGCATGTATTCCTTTCTTGGAAAACGATGACTCAAACCGTGCCTTGATGGGTGCCAACATGCAACGTCAAGCTGTTCCTTTGATCAATCCACATGCACCATTAGTTGGTACTGGTATGGAATACATTGCTGCCCATGATTCTGGTGCTGCATTGCTTTCAGAACACAGTGGTGTCGTTGAATATGTTGATGCTAAGAAAGTTACTATCAAACGTGACGAAGATGGCACAACTGACGATTACAAGATCACTAAGTTCCGTCGTTCAAATAATGGTAAGTCATATAACCAAAGACCTATCGTTCACAAGGGTGAAGAAATCAAGAAGGGTGAAATCATTGCCGATGGTCCTGCTATGGAAAACGGTGAATTAGCTCTTGGTCAAAACCCACTTATCGCCTTCATGACATGGAACATGTATAACTATGAAGATGCGATTGTTCTTTCAGAAAAATTAGTTCGTGAAGATGCATATACTTCAATCCATATTGAAGAGTATGAATCAGAAGCACGTGATACTAAACTTGGACCTGAAGAAATCACACGTGAAATTCCTAACGTTGGTGAAGATTCATTGAAGGATCTTGACGAATTCGGAATTATCCGTATTGGTGCTGAAGTTCGCGATGGCGATATCTTAGTTGGTAAAGTTACACCTAAGGGTGTTACAGAATTATCAGCTGAAGAAAGACTATTGCACGCTATCTTTGGTGAAAAAGCTCGTGAAGTTCGTGATACTTCACTTCGTGTACCACATGGTGGTGGCGGAATTATCCAAGACGTTAAAGTCTTTACTCGTGAAGCCGGAGACGAACTTGATCCTGGTGTTAACATGTTAGTTCGTGTTTACATTGCTCAAAAGCGTAAGATTCAAGTTGGTGACAAGATGGCCGGACGTCACGGTAACAAGGGTACTGTTTCAATCGTTGTACCTGAAGAAGATATGCCATATATGCCAGATGGTACTCCAGTAGATATCCTATTGAACCCAATGGGTGTTCCATCACGTATGAATATCGGACAAGTTCTAGATCTTCACTTAGGTATGGCTGCTAGAAAACTCGGCATCCACGTTACAACACCTGTTTTCGATGGTGTAACTAACGATGAACTTTGGGACATTGTTAAAGAAGCTGATATGGATTCAGATGGTAAGTCAATCCTTTATGATGGACGTACTGGTGAACCATTCAAGAACCGTGTTGCTGTTGGTGTCATGTACTACTTGAAACTAGCTCACATGGTTGATGATAAACTTCATGCTCGTTCAATCGGACCATACTCACTAGTTACTCAACAACCACTTGGTGGTAAAGCACAATTTGGTGGACAGAGATTTGGTGAAATGGAAGTTTGGGCCCTTGAAGCTTATGGTGCCGCTTATACATTGCAAGAAATCTTGACATACAAGTCTGATGATATTGTTGGACGTGTTAAGACTTATGAAGCTATCGTTAAGGGTGAAAGTATTCCAAAACCTGGTGTTCCTGAATCATTCCGTGTTCTTGTCAAAGAACTACAAGCCTTAGGACTAGATATGAAAGTTCTAGACTCTCACAAGAAAGAAATCGAACTTAGAGATATGGATGAAGATGAAGATACAGTAAGTATCGACGCTCTATCTAAGTTTGCTAAACAACAAGAACAAAAACGCGCTGAAGAAGAAGCTAAGAAACTCGAAGCATCTAAAGATTCAGCTGAGTCAACTAGTACAAAATCAGAAAACTAG
- the rpsL gene encoding 30S ribosomal protein S12: protein MPTINQLVRKGRKSQTSKSDAPALNYGYNSMKKVATKNPAPQKRGVATRVGTMTPKKPNSALRKYARVRLSNLIEVTAYIPGIGHNLQEHSVVLVRGGRVKDLPGVRYHVVRGALDTAGVDGRMQSRSKYGAKKPKK from the coding sequence ATGCCTACAATTAATCAATTAGTTCGCAAAGGCCGTAAGTCACAAACTTCAAAGTCTGATGCACCTGCATTGAACTACGGCTACAATAGTATGAAGAAAGTTGCCACAAAGAACCCAGCTCCACAAAAACGTGGTGTTGCAACTCGTGTCGGAACAATGACACCTAAGAAACCTAACTCTGCCCTACGTAAGTATGCCCGTGTTAGATTATCAAACCTTATTGAAGTAACAGCATATATCCCAGGAATTGGCCACAACCTACAAGAGCACAGTGTTGTTTTAGTACGTGGTGGACGTGTAAAGGATCTACCTGGTGTTCGTTATCATGTTGTTCGTGGTGCCTTAGATACTGCCGGTGTTGATGGACGTATGCAAAGTCGTTCAAAATATGGTGCTAAGAAGCCTAAGAAATAA
- the rpoC gene encoding DNA-directed RNA polymerase subunit beta' produces MIDVNKFESMQIGLASPDKIRSWSYGEVKKPETINYRTLKPEKDGLFDERIFGPTKDWECACGKYKRIRYKGIVCDRCGVEVTRSKVRRERMAHIELAAPVSHIWYFKGIPSRMGLVLDMSPRNLEEVIYFASYVVIDPGETDLEKKQLLTETEYRKKREEFGDKFVAKMGAEGIRDLLSQVDMDAEVKELRETLKSAQGQKRTRAIRRLDILSAFQKSGNKPEWMVMEAIPVIPPDLRPMVQLEGGRFATSDLNDLYRRVINRNNRLKRLLDLHAPSIIVQNEKRMLQEAVDALIDNGRRGRPVTGPGNRPLKSLSHMLKGKQGRFRQNLLGKRVDYSGRSVIDVGPTLKFYQCGLPREMALELFKPFVMHELVKREIASNVKNARRKIDRQDDDIWDVLEDVIKERPVLLNRAPTLHRLGIQAFEPVLVDGKSMRLHPLACEAYNADFDGDQMAIHVPLSDEAQAEARMLMLAAHHILAPKDGKPIVTPSQDVVLGNYYLTIETRHMTGEGKIFKDANEVQTALLNGDVHYHTRIGIAVDSMPNKPFKDEQRDKVMITSVGKVIFNEILPEDFPYLNEPTDDNLMHGVPDKYFLGNGEDIHQRLDEMDLVDPLKSGYLSDIIAQVFKIYRVQRTSSLLDDMKELGYTICTLSGLTVGVTDVPNLTQKPEIIEKAHKQVASISKQFRRGLITDSERHDRVISVWNDTKDEIQQLLIDSFDPTNPISMMSDSGARGNISNFTQLAGMRGLMAAPNGGMMEIPVISNFREGLTVMEMFMSTHGARKGMTDTALKTANSGYLTRRLVDVAQDVIVREEDCGTDRGLVVSAITEGTDMIEPLYDRLVGRYTQKTVKDPQTGDVIVPRGVLMDEDIAQKIVDAGVTHVTIRSAFTCDTKHGVCKKCYGRNLATGEEVEIGEAVGTVAAQSIGEPGTQLTMRNFHTGGVAGGDDITQGLPRVQEIVEARNPKGLAVISEVEGTVTAIDENPAEHTKEITVEGDIDKRSYSVPYTSSVAVAEGDHVKRGGKLTQGSIDPKELIKVTNVLHTENYLLAEIQKVYRMQGVDISDKHFEVMVRQMLRKIRILDPGDTDVLPGQLMDISQFTDHNRETLFNGGIPATGRPVLLGITKASLETNSFLSAASFQETTRVLTDASIRGKNDPLLGLKENVIIGKLIPAGTGMAKYNHMEPKKVGPMADNSLNGAYTISDIEAQMKAEDAAKEEKH; encoded by the coding sequence TTGATAGACGTTAATAAATTCGAAAGTATGCAAATTGGTTTAGCATCTCCGGACAAGATTCGTAGTTGGTCTTATGGGGAAGTTAAAAAACCAGAAACTATCAACTACCGTACTTTGAAACCAGAAAAAGATGGTCTATTCGATGAAAGAATTTTCGGACCAACTAAAGACTGGGAATGTGCCTGTGGTAAGTACAAACGTATCCGTTATAAGGGTATTGTTTGTGACCGCTGTGGTGTTGAAGTTACTCGTTCAAAAGTTCGTCGTGAACGTATGGCTCATATCGAACTAGCAGCCCCAGTATCACACATCTGGTACTTTAAGGGTATCCCATCACGTATGGGACTTGTTTTGGACATGAGTCCAAGAAACTTGGAAGAAGTTATCTACTTTGCATCATACGTAGTTATCGATCCAGGTGAAACAGATCTAGAAAAGAAACAACTATTAACTGAAACAGAATATCGTAAGAAACGTGAAGAATTTGGCGACAAGTTCGTTGCTAAGATGGGTGCTGAAGGTATCCGTGATTTACTTAGCCAAGTTGATATGGATGCTGAAGTTAAAGAATTACGTGAAACATTGAAGTCCGCTCAAGGACAAAAACGTACACGTGCTATCAGACGTTTGGATATCTTAAGTGCTTTCCAAAAATCAGGCAATAAGCCTGAATGGATGGTAATGGAAGCAATTCCCGTTATCCCACCTGATTTACGTCCAATGGTTCAACTTGAAGGTGGCCGTTTTGCCACTTCTGATTTGAACGATTTGTACCGTCGTGTTATTAACCGTAACAACCGTTTGAAGAGATTGTTAGACTTACACGCTCCAAGTATCATTGTTCAAAATGAAAAGAGAATGTTGCAAGAAGCTGTCGATGCTTTGATCGATAATGGTCGTCGTGGCCGTCCTGTTACAGGTCCTGGTAACCGTCCATTGAAGTCACTTTCACATATGCTTAAAGGTAAGCAAGGACGTTTCCGTCAAAACTTACTTGGTAAACGTGTTGACTACTCGGGTCGTTCAGTTATCGATGTTGGTCCTACACTTAAGTTCTATCAATGTGGACTTCCACGTGAAATGGCTTTGGAATTGTTCAAGCCATTCGTTATGCATGAACTTGTAAAGAGAGAAATTGCTTCTAACGTTAAAAATGCTAGAAGAAAGATCGACAGACAAGATGATGACATTTGGGATGTACTAGAAGACGTTATCAAAGAACGTCCAGTACTTCTTAACCGTGCCCCTACACTTCACAGACTTGGTATTCAAGCCTTTGAACCTGTATTGGTTGATGGTAAATCAATGCGTTTGCACCCACTAGCTTGTGAAGCTTACAATGCCGATTTTGATGGGGATCAGATGGCTATCCACGTTCCTCTATCAGACGAAGCTCAAGCTGAAGCTCGTATGTTGATGCTAGCTGCTCACCATATCCTTGCTCCTAAAGATGGTAAGCCTATCGTTACTCCTTCACAGGATGTTGTTTTAGGTAACTACTATCTAACAATTGAAACAAGACATATGACTGGTGAAGGTAAGATCTTCAAGGATGCTAACGAAGTACAAACAGCACTTCTAAATGGTGATGTTCACTATCACACAAGAATTGGTATCGCTGTAGATTCAATGCCTAACAAACCATTCAAGGATGAACAAAGAGATAAGGTTATGATTACTTCTGTTGGTAAAGTAATCTTTAACGAAATTCTTCCTGAAGATTTCCCATACTTGAATGAACCAACTGATGACAACTTGATGCACGGTGTTCCTGATAAATACTTCCTTGGCAATGGTGAAGATATTCATCAACGTCTTGACGAAATGGATCTAGTAGACCCATTGAAGAGTGGTTATCTATCAGATATCATCGCTCAAGTCTTCAAGATTTACCGTGTTCAAAGAACTTCATCACTACTTGATGATATGAAGGAATTGGGTTACACAATCTGTACACTTTCTGGTTTGACAGTTGGTGTTACTGATGTTCCTAACTTAACTCAAAAACCTGAAATCATCGAAAAAGCCCACAAACAAGTTGCTTCAATTTCTAAGCAATTCCGTCGTGGTCTTATCACTGACTCAGAACGTCACGACCGTGTTATCAGTGTTTGGAACGATACAAAGGATGAAATTCAACAATTGTTGATCGACTCATTTGATCCTACAAACCCTATCTCAATGATGTCTGACTCTGGTGCCCGTGGTAACATTTCAAACTTTACTCAGCTAGCTGGTATGCGTGGACTTATGGCTGCCCCTAACGGTGGTATGATGGAAATCCCTGTTATTTCTAACTTCCGTGAAGGACTAACAGTTATGGAAATGTTCATGTCAACCCACGGTGCTCGTAAAGGTATGACCGATACAGCCTTGAAGACAGCCAACTCAGGTTACTTAACACGTCGTCTAGTTGATGTTGCTCAAGATGTTATCGTTCGTGAAGAAGATTGTGGTACTGATCGTGGTCTTGTCGTAAGTGCAATCACTGAAGGTACTGATATGATCGAACCATTGTATGACAGACTTGTTGGTCGTTATACACAAAAGACTGTCAAAGACCCTCAAACTGGGGACGTTATCGTTCCTCGTGGTGTCTTGATGGATGAAGATATCGCTCAAAAGATTGTTGACGCAGGTGTTACACACGTTACAATCCGTTCTGCATTCACATGTGATACAAAACATGGTGTATGTAAGAAGTGTTACGGTAGAAACCTTGCTACTGGTGAAGAAGTTGAAATTGGTGAAGCTGTTGGTACAGTTGCCGCTCAATCAATCGGTGAACCTGGTACACAATTGACTATGAGAAACTTCCATACCGGTGGTGTTGCTGGTGGCGATGATATTACTCAAGGACTTCCTCGTGTTCAAGAAATCGTTGAAGCTAGAAATCCTAAAGGTCTTGCTGTTATTTCTGAAGTTGAAGGTACTGTTACTGCAATCGACGAAAACCCAGCTGAACATACTAAGGAAATCACTGTTGAAGGTGATATCGATAAGAGATCTTACAGTGTACCTTACACATCAAGTGTTGCGGTTGCCGAAGGTGATCACGTTAAACGTGGTGGTAAGTTGACACAAGGTTCAATCGATCCTAAGGAATTGATCAAAGTTACAAACGTCCTACATACAGAAAACTATTTGCTTGCTGAAATTCAAAAAGTTTACCGTATGCAAGGTGTTGATATCTCTGATAAGCACTTTGAGGTCATGGTTAGACAAATGCTTAGAAAGATCCGTATTCTTGATCCTGGTGACACAGATGTATTGCCTGGTCAATTGATGGATATTTCTCAATTTACTGACCATAACCGTGAGACATTGTTCAATGGCGGTATTCCTGCTACTGGACGTCCTGTTCTTCTTGGTATTACGAAGGCATCTCTTGAAACTAACAGTTTCTTGTCAGCTGCTTCCTTCCAGGAAACAACAAGAGTTCTTACAGATGCTTCAATCAGAGGTAAGAACGATCCACTTCTTGGTCTTAAGGAAAATGTTATTATTGGTAAACTTATCCCTGCTGGTACTGGTATGGCTAAGTACAACCACATGGAACCTAAGAAAGTCGGCCCTATGGCAGATAATTCTTTGAATGGTGCCTATACAATTTCTGACATCGAAGCTCAAATGAAAGCTGAAGATGCTGCTAAAGAAGAAAAACATTAA
- a CDS encoding prepilin peptidase, translating to MVKLIYFLYLLFFILGACIISFLKVIAHDYPQISLSRRSHCDYCSRILRWFEIIPIIGYFIVHGKCISCKNQLDFKNSIFEFTGGLTLCFFLYIGDFSYLPFFLMLVILGFSDSFFGYIYPIFYLLALPSLLLHFHFLHWLTALIIYLSLTLLHKKYPLGLGDVEVLTIIGLLFDLNSFLNILLLACSFCLVQYFWYKKRAFRFIPYLTWSTGIIYPLSYLMFR from the coding sequence GTGGTTAAATTGATATACTTTTTATACTTATTATTTTTCATACTAGGAGCTTGCATTATCTCCTTTCTAAAAGTTATTGCACATGATTACCCACAGATCAGTCTTTCTCGGCGTTCTCACTGTGACTACTGCAGTAGGATTCTACGATGGTTCGAAATTATACCTATAATAGGTTATTTCATAGTTCATGGTAAATGCATTTCTTGCAAAAATCAACTTGATTTTAAGAACTCTATCTTTGAATTTACTGGTGGTTTGACGCTTTGTTTTTTCTTATATATCGGTGATTTTTCTTACCTGCCATTTTTCTTAATGTTAGTCATTTTAGGATTCAGTGATTCATTTTTTGGCTACATCTATCCTATCTTTTATTTGCTCGCCCTCCCCAGCCTTTTACTACATTTTCACTTTCTACATTGGCTGACAGCTCTAATTATTTATTTAAGCCTTACCTTGTTGCATAAAAAATATCCTTTAGGATTGGGCGATGTTGAAGTATTGACTATCATTGGTTTGCTTTTTGATTTAAATTCATTTCTAAATATATTATTGCTAGCTTGTTCTTTTTGTTTGGTGCAATATTTTTGGTACAAAAAAAGAGCTTTTAGATTCATTCCCTATCTAACTTGGTCCACAGGAATAATCTATCCGCTCTCTTATTTAATGTTTAGGTAA
- a CDS encoding alpha/beta hydrolase, with amino-acid sequence MQKQELSYKDTKFTVDTYWIDPLVDYEEQVDRPVVIICPGGGFKFHSDREAQPIALKFNSIGIHALVLRYQLVDDDHSVYPLSLQEMATTLNWLKTQSEHHIDLKKVILIGFSAGSQIVADFNSIMLDPEQREKIFNDELEVEPAVNVMGYPVVDMTLGWPKEDSWAMKISPDIYYWQAQEHLTKNGKPTFIWQTVTDEVVPVMNSIIYAQKMDMLKIPYEMHLFGSGSHGLSLATYVTQKPGVEKNLNDYDSKWWDLCVNWLKLQKILPKH; translated from the coding sequence TTGCAAAAACAAGAATTATCTTATAAAGACACCAAATTTACGGTTGATACTTATTGGATTGATCCATTGGTAGACTATGAAGAGCAAGTTGATCGTCCGGTCGTTATTATTTGTCCCGGTGGCGGGTTCAAATTCCATTCTGATCGTGAAGCTCAACCAATTGCTTTAAAATTCAACTCAATTGGCATCCACGCTTTGGTTCTACGTTATCAATTAGTTGATGATGATCACAGTGTTTATCCATTATCATTGCAAGAAATGGCTACAACTTTGAACTGGTTGAAGACGCAATCTGAGCACCACATTGACTTGAAGAAAGTTATTTTGATTGGCTTTTCAGCTGGTAGTCAAATTGTTGCTGACTTCAATTCCATCATGCTCGACCCTGAACAAAGAGAGAAGATCTTTAATGATGAGTTAGAAGTTGAGCCTGCAGTTAACGTGATGGGCTATCCAGTAGTTGATATGACTCTAGGTTGGCCTAAAGAAGATAGCTGGGCTATGAAGATTTCTCCAGACATCTATTATTGGCAAGCCCAAGAGCACTTAACTAAGAATGGTAAGCCAACCTTTATTTGGCAGACTGTTACTGATGAAGTAGTTCCAGTGATGAATTCGATTATTTATGCCCAAAAGATGGATATGCTAAAAATTCCATATGAAATGCATTTGTTTGGCTCAGGTAGTCACGGGTTGTCATTGGCCACTTACGTTACACAAAAACCTGGTGTGGAAAAGAATTTGAATGATTATGATTCTAAGTGGTGGGACCTCTGTGTCAACTGGCTCAAACTACAAAAGATTTTACCTAAACATTAA